A portion of the Paenibacillus sp. PvR098 genome contains these proteins:
- a CDS encoding glycosyltransferase family 2 protein, protein MLDSILLGLQFTLIVVGAYQLGLTFFGWYRRKNKAQHAPQKTFAVLVAAHNEEQVVGALIENLKNLDYPKELYDIFVIADNCTDNTAQIARDMGVYACERHNPNLRGKGYAIEWMLKELWKMPREYDAVVMFDADNLSSSDYLRHMNNDLCEGAKVIQAYLDTKNPNDSWITASYAISYFFSNRFWQLPRTNLKLANFLGGTGMCFETGLLKQIGWGATSLVEDLEFSMRCVKLGVKPTFNQDAKVYDEKPLTFRASAKQRLRWMQGHFDVCRRYFFVLLWQGIKERSWTKIDAAIYSANVYNFFLGSIVTMAVWFDNVILGGAQLTKLYEMSPILFNVVTISIYVLLPISMIMDKASLKTYKYLILYPIFMFSWWPITIYAFFTQNNKQWSHTEHTRVIRLEDMHSKQAS, encoded by the coding sequence ATGCTGGACAGTATTTTGTTAGGCCTTCAGTTTACGCTGATCGTAGTCGGGGCTTATCAACTGGGTCTGACGTTTTTTGGCTGGTATCGCCGTAAGAACAAAGCACAGCACGCACCGCAAAAAACTTTTGCCGTCCTGGTGGCGGCGCATAACGAGGAACAAGTCGTCGGGGCGTTGATTGAGAATTTGAAAAATTTGGATTATCCGAAAGAGTTGTACGATATATTCGTGATTGCCGACAACTGTACCGATAACACGGCGCAAATTGCCCGCGATATGGGAGTATATGCCTGCGAACGCCATAATCCGAACCTGAGAGGCAAAGGGTACGCGATTGAGTGGATGCTCAAGGAGCTTTGGAAGATGCCTCGCGAATACGACGCGGTGGTCATGTTCGATGCCGATAACCTGTCAAGCTCGGATTATCTAAGACACATGAATAACGACTTGTGCGAAGGCGCCAAAGTCATTCAGGCTTATCTGGATACCAAAAATCCTAACGATTCCTGGATTACCGCTTCGTATGCCATTTCTTATTTTTTCAGCAACCGATTCTGGCAGCTGCCTCGTACCAATTTGAAGTTGGCCAACTTTCTAGGCGGAACAGGCATGTGCTTTGAAACGGGGCTGCTCAAGCAGATCGGCTGGGGTGCGACAAGTCTTGTTGAGGACTTGGAATTCTCCATGCGATGCGTCAAATTAGGCGTGAAGCCCACCTTTAATCAGGATGCGAAGGTATACGACGAGAAGCCTCTTACGTTTAGAGCTTCGGCGAAGCAAAGGCTGCGTTGGATGCAAGGACATTTTGACGTTTGCCGCCGTTACTTTTTCGTATTGCTTTGGCAGGGGATTAAAGAACGCAGCTGGACGAAAATTGATGCCGCGATTTACTCGGCCAATGTATATAATTTTTTCTTGGGTTCGATTGTAACGATGGCAGTTTGGTTCGACAATGTCATACTTGGTGGAGCACAGCTTACTAAGCTGTACGAAATGTCTCCTATCTTGTTTAACGTGGTTACGATCTCGATCTATGTATTGCTTCCGATCTCCATGATCATGGATAAGGCATCTCTGAAAACATATAAGTATTTGATCCTGTATCCTATTTTTATGTTTTCTTGGTGGCCGATCACGATTTATGCGTTCTTCACGCAAAACAATAAGCAGTGGAGCCATACGGAGCATACCCGCGTGATTCGTCTCGAGGATATGCACAGCAAACAGGCTAGTTAA
- the rplT gene encoding 50S ribosomal protein L20, whose amino-acid sequence MARVKGGFIRTRRRKKILKLAKGYFGSKHRLFKTAKEQVMKSLVYAYRDRRQNKRVFRKLWITRINAAARQNGLSYSKLMHGLKLSGVEVNRKMLAELAVNDINAFNSLAETAKQKVNA is encoded by the coding sequence ATGGCAAGAGTGAAAGGCGGATTCATCCGCACTCGTCGTCGCAAGAAAATTTTGAAGCTTGCTAAAGGTTACTTCGGTTCCAAACATAGATTATTTAAAACAGCTAAAGAGCAAGTTATGAAATCCTTGGTGTACGCATACCGTGACCGCCGTCAGAACAAGCGTGTTTTCCGCAAACTGTGGATTACGCGGATCAACGCGGCAGCTCGTCAAAACGGTTTGTCCTACAGCAAGCTAATGCACGGCCTGAAGCTGTCTGGTGTAGAAGTGAACCGCAAGATGCTCGCGGAGCTTGCTGTTAACGACATCAATGCGTTTAACTCCTTAGCCGAAACTGCGAAGCAAAAAGTTAACGCGTAA
- a CDS encoding phosphatase PAP2 family protein, with translation MSRIITWLQHHENRMFCFVNQRIRHQVLDFFFNIITHLGGATASIATALCIALFAEGVWKSAGIVSCIALGLSHVPVAIIKKKYPRLRPYLVLEGTNTCKNPLRDHSFPSGHTTAIFSVTVPLMFITPWLAAILIPLASLVGMSRIYLGLHYPSDVLAGSLIGTMTALTTVAFFG, from the coding sequence ATGAGCCGGATTATCACATGGCTTCAGCATCATGAAAACCGAATGTTTTGTTTTGTCAACCAGCGGATTCGGCATCAAGTGCTGGATTTCTTTTTTAACATCATCACTCATCTGGGGGGCGCTACGGCATCGATTGCCACGGCACTTTGCATTGCCCTGTTCGCCGAAGGGGTATGGAAGTCCGCCGGGATAGTGAGCTGTATCGCACTGGGACTTAGTCATGTGCCTGTCGCTATAATAAAGAAGAAATATCCGCGTCTGCGTCCTTATCTTGTACTTGAAGGTACCAATACATGCAAAAACCCACTTAGGGACCATTCGTTCCCTTCCGGGCATACGACAGCCATTTTCTCGGTAACTGTCCCGCTGATGTTCATTACTCCTTGGCTTGCGGCGATTTTGATTCCATTAGCCTCACTGGTCGGCATGTCGCGTATTTATTTGGGACTGCACTACCCCTCCGACGTTCTAGCCGGCTCGCTGATCGGGACGATGACGGCCTTGACGACCGTTGCTTTTTTTGGATAA
- the infC gene encoding translation initiation factor IF-3 encodes MINDEIRAREVRLIGADGEQLGIKPFREAMQIALDQNLDLVNVAPTAKPPVCRIMDYGKYRYEMQKKEKEARKNQKIVELKEVRLSATIDEHDFQTKLRNVTKFLNDGDKVKLSVRFRGREIAHAQIGQRVLERMAAEVEELCVIERRPKLEGRSMIMILAPKQQQ; translated from the coding sequence ATCATCAATGATGAAATTCGTGCAAGAGAAGTTCGTTTGATTGGCGCAGATGGAGAGCAGCTCGGCATCAAGCCGTTCCGGGAAGCGATGCAGATTGCACTGGATCAGAACTTGGACTTGGTTAACGTGGCTCCAACGGCGAAACCGCCGGTCTGTCGGATCATGGATTACGGTAAATACCGCTATGAGATGCAGAAGAAAGAGAAGGAAGCCCGTAAGAACCAGAAGATCGTTGAGCTTAAAGAAGTTCGTTTGAGTGCGACGATTGACGAGCACGACTTCCAAACGAAGCTTCGCAATGTAACGAAATTTCTGAACGACGGCGATAAAGTAAAGCTGTCGGTACGCTTCCGCGGCCGGGAGATCGCTCACGCCCAAATCGGACAGCGCGTTCTGGAACGGATGGCTGCCGAGGTAGAAGAGTTATGCGTCATTGAACGCAGGCCGAAGCTGGAAGGTCGGAGCATGATCATGATCTTGGCCCCGAAACAACAGCAATAA
- the rpmI gene encoding 50S ribosomal protein L35 has protein sequence MPKMKTHSSLKGRFKITGTGKVKRYKSGKNHLLSGKSARQKRVLGTNPVMAPGDVKRLKQQLGNIK, from the coding sequence ATGCCAAAAATGAAAACACACAGCAGCCTGAAAGGCCGTTTCAAAATTACAGGTACAGGTAAAGTGAAACGTTATAAATCAGGTAAGAACCACCTGCTGTCCGGTAAATCCGCTCGTCAGAAGCGCGTTCTGGGCACGAACCCGGTTATGGCTCCAGGCGATGTAAAACGCCTGAAACAACAGCTCGGCAACATCAAGTAA